One uncultured Draconibacterium sp. genomic window, CTCTTCCTGAAAATAACAAAAGAGGTTATCAGTGCTTGAGTCATCAAACTGAATAATAAAAACCCCATTGTCGGGGAAAACCAGATCATCGTAAGCATAAGTTATTTCCAGACCGGTGGCATTGTTTACAATTTGCCGTACGGCTTCTAAATCCCGATAATTCATATATTAAAAGTTGGAAGACAGAAGAACGAAGTCCGAAGACCGAAGTTCCTTTCTGACTTGATTACTAATTAAAGCGATAAAAACCACATTCTGATTTGCTGATAAACCTCTGCCTCCTCGTAGGTTTGGCATTTTACCAGCTGCATATTTATGGCATCGTCAAATTCTATCTCATCAAAACCGATTTTATCAATCAGTTCCTGTCGCGATTGACAGTTGTAACACTCTTTTCGAAATGCAATTTCGGTAGTGGCACGTTTTACAAAGGTTATTGCTTTTGATAATGCCATACGCTAGTTTTTACAAGATGTTGAACTACATGAACCGCACGATGAGTTACATCCCCAGGTTTCGCGCGCAGCCTGAGTGGTAAACGACTCCAGCTGATTGTGTATAAAATAACTGATGTTTTCTTTCACATTCGTGCCACGTGCCCTGAATACTTCCAAACCACTTCTGGCAAAAATTTGCAGAGCCATGGGTGGCAAGTAGCCACTAATAACTGTATTTATTCCCATTCGCTGCAGCTCTTTGGTAAAATCGCCCGGATTTGGACTAACCTCTTTTACAGGCATCCAGTCAAACGATT contains:
- a CDS encoding NifB/NifX family molybdenum-iron cluster-binding protein, with product MKVMLPIAEKKRGKETVARGFHNASYVCIYDSQSKSFDWMPVKEVSPNPGDFTKELQRMGINTVISGYLPPMALQIFARSGLEVFRARGTNVKENISYFIHNQLESFTTQAARETWGCNSSCGSCSSTSCKN